A region of Methyloversatilis discipulorum DNA encodes the following proteins:
- a CDS encoding alpha/beta fold hydrolase, with protein MNIPSSRLLFLHANGYPAGVYRAFLEPLAARWTVDAIDAIGTEARHRPGHGWRRMRVQVMERIEALPDGPLVLVGHSMGGYLAAMAAARLPQRVSQVVLIDSPMVLGWRATLVSAAKATGLTWKLGPAPVAARRRNHWASREEARAHLGSKDFVQRWAPGVLDDFIRAGLHEHPGGGVTLAIPRETERDVYATIAHRDALLAVRRLRARGTPVGFITGSHSEETRLAGREQNRRFWGRDWVELPTGHLVPMEAPEACARAVLSFLDRINADVTTG; from the coding sequence ATGAACATACCCTCTTCCCGGCTGCTTTTCCTGCACGCGAACGGCTACCCGGCTGGCGTCTATCGCGCCTTCCTCGAGCCGCTGGCGGCGCGCTGGACGGTCGATGCGATTGACGCGATCGGCACCGAAGCGCGGCACCGGCCCGGTCACGGCTGGCGGCGCATGCGGGTGCAGGTGATGGAGCGCATCGAGGCGCTGCCCGACGGGCCGCTGGTGCTGGTCGGCCACTCGATGGGCGGCTATCTGGCGGCGATGGCGGCAGCGCGGCTGCCGCAGCGGGTATCCCAGGTGGTGCTGATCGACTCGCCGATGGTGCTCGGCTGGCGGGCGACGCTGGTGTCGGCCGCCAAGGCGACCGGACTCACCTGGAAGCTCGGCCCGGCGCCGGTGGCAGCGCGTCGGCGCAACCACTGGGCGTCGCGCGAGGAAGCGCGCGCCCATCTGGGCAGCAAGGATTTCGTGCAGCGCTGGGCGCCCGGCGTGCTCGACGACTTCATCCGCGCCGGCCTGCACGAACATCCGGGCGGCGGCGTTACGCTGGCCATCCCGCGCGAAACCGAGCGCGACGTCTACGCGACCATCGCCCACCGCGACGCGCTGCTGGCGGTACGCCGGCTACGTGCCCGCGGCACGCCGGTCGGTTTCATCACCGGCAGTCATTCCGAAGAAACCCGCCTCGCCGGCCGCGAACAGAACCGCCGCTTCTGGGGCCGCGACTGGGTCGAACTGCCGACCGGCCATCTGGTGCCGATGGAGGCGCCGGAGGCGTGTGCGCGGGCGGTGTTGTCTTTCCTCGACAGGATTAATGCCGATGTCACGACGGGGTAA
- a CDS encoding cation:proton antiporter domain-containing protein, giving the protein MDAHAGLPHLQPILLFLAIAGLVMPLLARARVSQVVAFLVIGALVGPNGLGRIAADHAWLRGLTIADGEGVRVLAELGVVFMLFVIGLELPARQLWSLRRWVLGVGSAQWLGCAALIGAVALAFGHSEETAVVLGLGLAMSSTAVVMQLLAESGQTRSTVGRMSFAVLLLQDIAVVPLLILLGLMAGEGGGGHFLMLMLTALLKAAAAVAFILLVGRLVLTPLFRRVSATTQADSFMALTLFATLGVAALTGAAGLSMALGAFLAGLMLAETEYRHAALLAIEPFKGLLMGLFFVSVGMSLDLLQVAGDAGWLIASVLGLYAIKSATMYGLFRRSGLSRGEATEAALLLGQAGEFGFIVIGVAIAGGVLAGAVGNFMLLVVTLSMFLTPLAARAGRALRQKLDARRDDETASQPGVDVDDGVVIIAGFGRVGQLVARLLDRADVRWVAIERHVAAAAEHHAQGRPVIVGDAGRPSLLHHLGAGRARAIVVTMDDTAAARHVVRSLRAEFPALPLIARARDATHARELMEAGASEVIPEALEAALQMGVHVLDRVGVDADTGERLINAERAAGGA; this is encoded by the coding sequence ATGGACGCCCACGCCGGCCTGCCTCATCTGCAGCCCATCCTGCTCTTCCTCGCTATCGCCGGTCTGGTGATGCCGCTGCTCGCCCGCGCGCGGGTGAGCCAGGTGGTCGCCTTCCTGGTGATTGGCGCGCTGGTCGGGCCGAACGGCCTGGGCCGCATCGCGGCCGACCACGCCTGGCTGCGCGGGCTCACCATCGCCGACGGTGAGGGCGTGCGCGTACTGGCCGAACTGGGCGTGGTGTTCATGCTGTTCGTGATCGGTCTCGAACTGCCGGCGCGCCAGCTGTGGTCCTTGCGCCGCTGGGTGCTCGGTGTAGGCAGCGCGCAGTGGCTGGGCTGCGCCGCGCTGATCGGTGCGGTTGCGCTGGCCTTCGGTCACAGCGAGGAAACGGCAGTCGTTCTCGGCCTCGGTCTGGCGATGTCGTCGACCGCGGTGGTGATGCAGCTGCTGGCCGAATCAGGCCAGACCCGTTCCACCGTCGGCCGCATGAGTTTTGCGGTGCTGCTGCTGCAGGACATCGCCGTGGTGCCGCTGCTCATCCTGCTCGGTCTGATGGCGGGAGAGGGCGGCGGCGGCCACTTCCTGATGCTGATGCTGACTGCGCTGCTGAAGGCGGCCGCGGCGGTGGCCTTCATCCTGCTGGTCGGACGGCTGGTGCTGACGCCGCTGTTCCGTCGTGTGTCGGCGACCACCCAGGCCGACAGTTTCATGGCGCTGACGCTGTTCGCGACCCTCGGCGTGGCGGCGCTGACCGGCGCCGCCGGCCTGTCGATGGCGCTCGGCGCCTTCCTCGCCGGCCTGATGCTGGCCGAAACCGAGTACCGCCACGCGGCGCTGCTGGCCATCGAGCCCTTCAAGGGGCTGCTGATGGGCCTGTTCTTCGTGTCGGTCGGCATGAGCCTCGATCTGCTGCAGGTCGCCGGCGATGCCGGCTGGCTGATCGCCTCGGTGCTCGGTCTGTACGCGATCAAGAGCGCCACCATGTATGGCCTGTTCCGCCGCAGCGGCCTGAGCCGCGGCGAGGCGACCGAGGCGGCGCTGCTGCTCGGTCAGGCCGGCGAATTCGGCTTCATCGTCATCGGCGTGGCCATCGCGGGCGGCGTGCTGGCCGGCGCGGTCGGCAACTTCATGCTGCTGGTGGTCACGCTGAGCATGTTCCTGACGCCGCTGGCGGCGCGCGCCGGGCGCGCATTGCGGCAGAAGCTCGACGCCAGACGAGACGATGAAACAGCGTCGCAGCCGGGCGTCGATGTCGACGATGGCGTGGTCATCATCGCCGGCTTCGGTCGCGTCGGCCAGCTGGTGGCGCGTCTGCTCGACCGCGCCGACGTGCGCTGGGTGGCGATCGAGCGCCACGTCGCCGCGGCGGCCGAACATCACGCGCAGGGGCGGCCGGTCATCGTCGGCGACGCCGGCCGCCCGTCCCTGCTGCATCACCTCGGCGCAGGCCGCGCGCGCGCCATCGTCGTTACGATGGACGACACGGCGGCGGCCCGTCACGTGGTGCGCAGCCTGCGCGCGGAGTTTCCGGCGCTGCCGCTGATCGCCCGCGCGCGCGACGCCACGCACGCACGCGAACTGATGGAAGCGGGCGCCAGCGAAGTGATTCCCGAAGCGCTAGAAGCGGCGCTGCAGATGGGTGTGCACGTGCTCGACCGTGTCGGCGTCGATGCCGACACAGGCGAGCGCCTGATCAATGCGGAGCGAGCGGCCGGCGGCGCCTGA
- a CDS encoding fumarylacetoacetate hydrolase family protein: protein MKYLRLRHNGAERLGRINGDAVELLCGDLFANPVPTGETVPLEGIEWLMPCLPPKMVIIVHNIRAAVEKAGHPIPEDPLYLVRSPQALNWHQQPIPKPAGFDGRVFYEGELGVVVGKVARNLDEAQAADAIFGYTCINDVSALELVDRNPSFGQWTRAKSFDGFGCFGPVISTDPLPADAEIVTTVGGRERQRYPVSDMIFNPVQLVSRISRDMTLMPGDVICCGTSVGVLPMKPGTTVEVTVSGVGTLSNVYAPTE, encoded by the coding sequence ATGAAATACCTGCGCCTGCGCCACAACGGCGCCGAACGCCTGGGCCGCATCAATGGCGATGCGGTCGAACTGCTGTGCGGCGATCTGTTCGCCAACCCGGTACCGACCGGTGAGACCGTGCCGCTGGAGGGCATCGAGTGGCTGATGCCCTGCCTGCCGCCGAAGATGGTCATCATCGTGCACAACATCCGTGCCGCCGTGGAAAAGGCCGGTCACCCGATTCCGGAAGATCCGCTCTACCTGGTGCGCTCGCCGCAGGCGCTGAACTGGCACCAGCAGCCCATCCCGAAGCCGGCCGGTTTCGACGGTCGCGTGTTCTACGAAGGCGAACTCGGCGTCGTGGTCGGCAAGGTCGCGCGCAATCTGGACGAGGCACAGGCCGCCGACGCCATCTTCGGCTACACCTGCATCAACGACGTCAGCGCACTCGAGCTGGTGGACAGGAATCCGTCCTTCGGCCAATGGACGCGCGCCAAGAGCTTCGACGGCTTCGGCTGCTTCGGCCCGGTCATTTCGACCGATCCGCTGCCGGCCGATGCCGAAATCGTCACCACGGTCGGCGGCCGCGAGCGCCAGCGCTACCCGGTGAGCGACATGATCTTCAACCCGGTGCAGCTGGTGTCGCGCATTTCGCGCGACATGACGCTGATGCCCGGCGACGTGATCTGCTGCGGCACCTCGGTCGGCGTGCTGCCGATGAAGCCCGGCACCACGGTCGAGGTCACCGTCAGCGGCGTCGGCACGCTGAGCAACGTGTACGCCCCGACCGAGTAA
- a CDS encoding NADPH-dependent FMN reductase, which translates to MNNSTRNSKSLAVVRDSSELDGAKARILVFAGSTREASFNRKLAIAAARAIEEAGGEATLMDLRDHPLPLYDGDLEASAGLPLGVRPLKELFKSHDGLFIASPEYNGSMSAVLKNTLDWVSRPAGDEAGTVPYANKTVALGAASPGALGGLRGLVHLRAVLQSVGALVLSEQIAVGNAASAFTAEGGLADERMRQMLERIALRLVDVAARLRD; encoded by the coding sequence ATGAACAACTCGACACGCAACAGCAAGAGCCTGGCCGTCGTTCGCGACAGTTCCGAGCTGGATGGCGCCAAGGCGCGCATCCTGGTGTTCGCCGGCAGCACGCGCGAGGCGTCGTTCAACCGCAAGCTGGCGATCGCCGCCGCGCGCGCGATCGAGGAGGCGGGCGGTGAGGCGACGCTGATGGATCTGCGCGACCATCCGCTGCCGCTGTACGACGGCGACCTCGAAGCGTCGGCCGGGCTGCCGCTGGGCGTGCGTCCGCTGAAGGAGCTGTTCAAGTCGCACGACGGCCTGTTCATCGCATCGCCGGAATACAACGGGTCGATGAGCGCCGTGCTCAAGAACACGCTGGACTGGGTGTCGCGCCCGGCCGGCGACGAGGCGGGCACCGTGCCCTACGCCAACAAGACGGTCGCACTGGGCGCTGCCTCGCCCGGCGCGCTCGGTGGCCTGCGCGGACTGGTGCATCTGCGCGCGGTACTGCAGTCGGTCGGCGCGCTGGTGCTGTCGGAGCAGATCGCGGTCGGCAATGCCGCGTCGGCCTTCACCGCCGAGGGCGGGCTGGCGGACGAGCGCATGCGGCAGATGCTGGAACGCATCGCGCTGCGTCTGGTCGATGTCGCCGCACGCCTGCGGGACTGA
- a CDS encoding ParA family protein has protein sequence MTERALRSVLIANPKGGAGKSTLATNVAGHWATQGARVMLGDIDRQQSARHWLGMRSPLLAPISTWELEPEQPARPPRGTTHVVLDTPAGLRGKRLEVMLKMVDRVLIPVQPSIFDILATGDFLTELAEHKRVAANKVKIGIVGMRVDTRTRAAHELERFCAGLELPVLAYLRNSQLYVQTAAHGMSIFDLSRSRAQTDREQWQPIIDWLDSP, from the coding sequence GATCGCCAACCCCAAGGGTGGCGCCGGCAAGAGCACGCTGGCCACCAATGTTGCCGGTCACTGGGCCACTCAGGGCGCGCGCGTCATGCTGGGCGACATCGATCGCCAGCAGTCGGCCCGTCACTGGCTGGGCATGCGTTCACCGTTGCTGGCGCCGATTTCCACATGGGAGCTGGAGCCGGAACAGCCGGCCCGGCCACCGCGTGGCACCACCCATGTCGTGCTCGACACGCCGGCCGGCCTGCGCGGCAAGCGGCTGGAAGTCATGCTGAAAATGGTCGACCGCGTGCTGATTCCGGTCCAGCCCTCCATCTTCGACATTCTCGCCACCGGCGACTTCCTGACCGAACTGGCCGAGCACAAGCGGGTCGCCGCGAACAAGGTGAAGATCGGCATCGTCGGCATGCGGGTCGACACCCGCACCCGCGCCGCGCACGAACTGGAGCGCTTCTGCGCCGGGCTCGAACTGCCGGTGCTGGCCTATCTGCGCAACTCGCAGCTGTACGTGCAGACGGCGGCGCACGGCATGAGCATTTTCGACCTGTCGCGATCGCGCGCGCAGACCGACCGCGAACAGTGGCAACCCATCATCGACTGGCTGGATTCCCCATGA